From Malus sylvestris chromosome 1, drMalSylv7.2, whole genome shotgun sequence:
aaataaataactacTAGAGGTAATTGGTGTGCCTTACACGTTGACAAAATTTCTCCTATTATAAGTTGTATACAAGTTGTATAATACAACTATATGACATGTGAAGAGTAAAATGGGTACGTAATTATATACAACTTATAGCGCTGATGATGATTTGACCTCATCGCGGTATACAAGGCCGGCCCAAGCCTAGTGTGGGTAGAGCGACCATCCGGGacccaaaaaaaattaggggcaccaaaGTTATTagtgtggtatatttatatacattttcataagagtataaatttataaaatttggtttaatgtcaaagaaatttaactagaattggtaattttgttctttgaaattaatgaggaggtcttagattcaaaacaccatgtgtagttatttaaattccaatttttACAAACTTCCTTTCATaacagtataaatttataaaatttggctaaatgatcagaagtttgattagAAGCAatgatttttatatttaaaattaggatgagaggtcctaagttcaaaatgctatgtgcatgtttatttttttcaatttttacgaatttttgtttggttaattTATTTTGAATTACTAGCCAGTAACTACGTGGGTTGctatttttaaacattcattctaattcaagtctaatcttcaacaaaaggTAATGCgtagactaaatttttagaccaaatttgcaaatcatatgacgtgtcatcaaaaGATTTGATTTGGTGCCCATTCATTATTTATACATATCCTTAAAGACTCGAAAATATCATTATTTGTTTAGTCTTATATTGacgaggttagtaaataagaaaaaaaaacacctaaCGATTTATACAAAGACACTTTAAAAGTTTAGATGGAAGAAAAAACTCataatctatctacttgtaagcctgaagttttttggtttccttcttttgatacaaaataaattagtttttccatgtttctaaattactgagtttgaagtgtttttctaaatataattttatcaatgtcttaagtgtaaaaataaataattttttctatATGAAGCGAGGGCACCTTTTTTGGCGTCATcccgggcctcaaaaatctctagaCCAGCCTAGGCGGTATATCGCACTCTCTTTAAGAGAGATTTTGTGTAGGCCGCCCGTGCTATGTCACATATTTTCTGCACTTAGGTCTTCCTAATTTGGTAGAACCAAGTTTATGAGGTCTTCCTTGTGTGTATCTTTAATGGTTGCCACGGACTTGTACAGTCCTCTGCCCAGTGGATTGTGAATCCACCATGTGAGAGTTCAATTGTCGTCGTTCGCAGACAAATTCTAGCCGTTTATGCGGccattaatggatgatggaaaacCAAATGGCTCGAATACTAAGAAACATTGTAAAGAAAGTCGTCTTACCAATCATAGCGGTTGTGCATAagaatttttcttttatctctTGAAGGAGGAGAAGAAAATCGGAAGTCATCTTAACAATTATAGCCGCCGTACATAAGAATATCTTTTTTATTTCGATAAGGAGGTGAAAAAAATAGGTGAGGGCTCGAGAAAGTGGTCCATTACGGCTTAACCTTTCGTTTCATCATTCATGttggaaaacaaaaatgttaGGTTTTGACTATTTGAGGAGTTGGGCCTGACCTCATTAACCAATGGAAGCGGGCCACGTCATGGTCCCCTCAAAATAGAGAAGTCTTCATCGCCATTACTTGTGTCGGACTCGGAATGATGTGGTGGTccagatttttatttaattttcgaCAGAAAGAAAAGATAGAAGAAGAAGGTACATCATTTTCtcgttttatttttagtttcggctgatgaagaagaagatgaatcttttttttttttttttggaatttataACGCGTTTGGAGGTGCTTCTGAGATGATTGACAGTGATTTTAACATGATGTTTTTGGAATTAATCATTAGAAAAAAATGCAAGcgaaacataaaaaaatacttaAGTGTTTTAGAACTTAAAATGTGCTTCCACTCATTTTATATGGATTTCTAAACGAGCCCTAGGCATTCATCATATTTCACAATGATTTAACTTGAGCAACTGATTTTTCTATGGGGTTTGATGGCATGAGTTCCCTCCCTTTGGGCTTTTACAAAATTAGAAGTACGAAGTCCACTTTGATTTCTGTTTTTGGGTTGGCCCAAAACGCACAATTGGAGAAAAGTGTGGGCAGGGTGCCTAATCACATCATCTATAAGATATCATTCACAATAAAGAgaattgggtaaattacataatagcccttcaagtttgaggtctattacaatcgcATATAACAACttcaaaatatttcactttcatacctcaactactattttatttcaatacaGTACTtctgttacatttttcatcaattaatccgttaaatgctgacgtggctgtcaAATATCTGCCATgtagcaaataaaataattttttttattttttttttaaaaacccgaatttctcaaaaaaaaataaaaaaattgaaacccataTCCCTCATCCCtcacccacccccccccccccaagcaACCTCCCCAGAaacctgcaagaagaagaagaagaagaagaagaagaggggagaaaaaaaaagaaaaaaaaaagccgaaaaagaagaagaagaagggaaaaacAAAAGGGATACTCATATccctcacccccccccccctcagTGACCTCCCCAGAAACctgcaacaagaagaagaagaggggagaaaaaaaaagaagaaaaaaaagcccTAGTCTATCCCACCCGAGCCACCCCTTTCTCCCATCCCCCATCACCCCTCCCAAAAATCCTCCATCACCCACCCCAAAAATTGCACACGAGACTAGGTGGATCTACCACAAAACCAATCCAAAAATCATCTCAAACTCAAAGTATTTTCAAAACCCACCCACATTGAAAATCACGAGATCTTGGCGCCCAAGGGGGGATGGTTGCCAGAAGGTAACCGGGGGGAGGAAGGGATCTGGCGGCGCGGTGGGGAGGGGGGGTGTGGTTGCCGGAAGGTAGCCCGGGGGAGGAAAGGAGGTGGGTCGCGGGTCGCGGCGTGGCGGGGGGAGGGAAGGGTTCTGGGCTTTTCTTCTTCTGACGGCGCGACGCGGAGGGGGGTGTGGTCGCCGGAAGGTAGCCCAGGGGAGGAAGGGAGGTGGGTCGCGGGTCGCGACGGAGCAGGGGGAGGAAAGGGTTCTgggcttttcttcttcttcttcttcttctgtttcaatttttttttaggtttcTGGGGGGTGGGTGAGGGATAAGGGATatgggtttctttttttttcaattttttgttttgagaaaattcaggttttaaaaaaaattattttatttgccacgtggcagacattggacagccacgtcagcatttaacggattaatggatggaaaatgtaactgatgtactatattgaaataaaatagtagttgaggtatgaaagtgaaatgttttgaagttgttgtatgcgattgtaatagacctcaaacctgagggactactatgtaatttacccaagaGAATTTCTAAACTTCAATTTGTGATATTCTCACTCACAACCAATACATGATTTCAAAGATTACATAGTACGACGGTCTAGTGGTGTATTCtatttcacttgtaagtgagatgtcttaggtttAACTCTCGCCataggcaaatttgaaccaaattactATGAGTAGCCTATTGCGAGTCTTAGTTTACTCCATCACCGACTcatagtgtaaataatatcgtatgTATTCAAAAAGACATAATTCAAGTGATGTCACCCATTCAATAGATGTTTATCACATATTCAATAAATGTTTATCCTAAATATTAAACGCTTGCCATGTGGTGAAGGTGAATTAGTGTACAGTCAATTTTGttctgttttgaaaaaaaaaaatacaattacatGATGTAATCATAATACTAGTATAGAAAtgattttaaaataactaaaaacactTCTAGTAAAATTaatttgggttccaaaagcacttttcgtGCTTTTTAAAAGAAGCACAAGCACTTAAAATGATTTTCCAAGATtcacttgaatttttattaagaattaatttcaatcattttaaaaacacttctaacCGAACCCATAGTTAACATCAATAGTCTAGTGCCACCTGATTTCCGGTAGACATAAAGGTAGTAATTATTCGATAATAACAAACTGACCTTGTTAAgccattcattgtattcatctGGTAACAAGCCAACCAATTGAACACAATCAACGAAGCAAAGGAATAACAAGAAGCATTATTCATACTATGATACTGCGGGTGGGGATTTGGCGACACAATCGACCAAATATAATTACGTGCCAAGCTTATAacttcttacttacaagtaacGAGAAATATCAGACCCTAGTACTAGTGCCGGAATAAGAACAAACATTAAGACCAAGAAACATGCATAAAACAAAGTCATTGTTTCGAAAATTTATTCAAATTGAGAATGGCGGGGAAAGAACAGATATTCATTCGAAGCAATCAGCATAGATGTTATTAACTCCAAAATGCAAGACAAATCTTGCAGGATGGTTGCAGAATGAGAGCGGCCGGTCGACTGGCTGCATTCTGTCGATTGATCAACTACTCAAACCCCGCGTTTCAGAAAATCCCCTCTTATGACTActtcaaatcaaaacaaaataaacgaGTAAAGTCAAGTGCAGCTAACAATTATTTCCATAACCTAACAATGAATCAATGATGCAACCCACCTGGCTTAACAACGCTAGCCGGCTCAACTTATCTACCAGAAACAAAACATGGGCAGAGAGAGAGCATCGTTTCAGAAATAATCGTATTCCCGTAAATTTGGCTTCATCAACTCTAAACTTAACAAGTTTGCTCTTAGTTAACCATCATAATGAAATGAAATTCTATCAACACAAGATGTTTGAACCGCCATGATTGAAACCACCATTACACCCTCCAACCGTGTCATCAATGGCGGATCTCCGAATCCAATCAAATATTGTTATCATCCCACAATTCAATACCGCCATGACCAAAACCACCATTACACCCTCCAACAGCGTCATCAATGGCGGATCTCCGAATCAAATCAACTATTGTTCTCATCCCACAATTCAATAAGTAATACCTATCGTCGTACTATAACACATCCAACAATGAACAAGTACATTGATGCCCGAAGTTTTTCTTATCCGATCGAAATTCTAATGAACTTAATCTAAACAACGGGGAGGAAGCACACTGCCCCGGCTTTTCCTAAGTTTTCAacaaacaaaccttcatccAATTCTACGCAAATTATTCATGTGAATCTGGAAAATCAAATTACTCATAAGCAGTTAAGCACTAATCACCAAATAATCAGAATAATGAAATGAATTAATAACTAAattcatcatcatcaaaatttgactaaataaataaaacagaaaTACAAATTTCATATCAAATCTACATAAAACCCTACAATTTGCGCTCCAAAATTCCGCAATCAAATGAAGTTTCTTTAACCCTACAAGAATATCAATTGCACAGATCAGTACACAAAGGGTTTGGCCTCACCAACCTTTACAGCGATCAATCCGACGAGTGCTTGAGACGAGATCCAATTAGACACGTCCGGCTACGGAGGCAGCGGCGGACGAGGTGGCGCCGCCGAGGAACGAGAGAAATCCGGCGTTGGCGGGCTCCTGCTCGTCGAGGAACAGGTCCTCTGGAACCCTGAACGCCCCGTGCGCGCAAACAATGGCGAATCCGATCAACAAAGCCGAGATCAGGAGCGAGCCGACGCTGGACATGAAGACGACGACCACGGTCAGCACGACGAGTCCGATTAATGTTTCGGCGTCGGAGAAAGTGCGGCCGAGGATGACCAGGGGCTGATCGGACGCTCGAAACAGGTAGAGGAAAGCCCACGCGCCGAGGAGGGAGAGCAGGACGACGAGAGAGAAAGGATgggtgaggagagagagggcGAGTACGAGGGTGAGTAGGGACACGTAGTTGACGCGGAAGTAGGTGAAATTCTTGCGGATCCGGGAGTAGGCCTCGGTGAGGGAGTCGGGTCGGGCCAAGGCGCTCCGGTCCACGAGCTCGTACCAGGGGCGGCGCTGCGAGAAGCCGTGGCGCACGGAGGAGGATAAGCGCGAGATGAACGCGCGGAAGGCCGGCGTGGCGATGGGAGGCTGCGACTGGGCGCCGACGGTCGTTTGGGAGTTGGACATCGGGAGTGTCGGTGGGCCGGCCATTGTTGGCGCGTGGGATGGCGGGTGTCTTGGAGGGCTGTTTTCTATTTCACGAGGGaacaagattcaacaaaagctGTTTAATCGGAGCGAATTTAGTTATGGTGATGAGGAAGGGGGTAAAGATCGAGTATTTGAAGGTGTATGCTCTCTAATCTTAGGTGGTAGCCCAAACCTAAACAGCCCAACGGGAAGAAATTTTTTCATTCCCACACTGTTGGTCGTATGCCACGCGGAacatgagattttttttaatatatttattgtCATCTTGACATCATTGCATGGAAAAAATTTTAATGTGATTGTTAGACCGTTACATGATGTTAAAATTCACATGTTATAGTAAATATATGTGTCATGAACGGATTGGTAATATCGTTTTATGCTCTATTAAGAAGCAGACGTACATTGGTACCAAAGTGGTCCCCATAATCACCTGGAGTCCTGAAAATATACATGTGGAGGTTTTTCGAGGATCATTCGAATGTTTGGTACGGGTCCATTTTGTACTCAGCAAGTGTTTGATGTAATGCGTGCTAGGCGCATATTGACAAGTTGCATCTGCAGCACTCGACAAAGTCTCTCGATATCACTCATCAGATTGTTTCGCCATATATCAATATATGTTGACATGTGCGCAACATGGTTTGACTGATGATAAGAAGTGTGCTTAGTTTCTATCTAAAAAACTTGAACCTTTAACATCATGACCCCCCAAGGTCCGAATTTTAGATACGCCACTTGTTTTATCTAAATGAATTGCGATGAGTATAACAATGTGATAGTCACATTGACAGTAATATCGTATATTGTATAATAACCCAATTGGATTTGTGACGGTATTACAGTGTTACAATCACACTGAAAAGTATTTATCATACGTATAGTAAGTAGTGTTGGAGAAGTCAGTTAGGCATGTCTCGACTATATGAGGATATATTCACATTCCTACACAATGGGAGTATAACTGGATATGCTGCATGGATTGGATAAGTTAGGCCAAACACAGTACTTGACGCATTTCTTCAGGGATTGGTTTAAGTTTTGGTTCGGTCTAACTTTGATCAACTCACGTCAAATAAAAAGCTTTTAAATATTCTCCAAAACTCGGAAGGCTGCACGTAATTCCGGATGCTGCAGCACGCTGCATACCTTTCATGGGAAACACGGAGAGAGTTTGCTTGCCCCGGACCAGCACGCCGCATATCTTTCATGGGAAACACGGAGAGAGTTTGCTTGCCCTAGTTGTATACATGCATGCAAGTTTCATATATATCTTATCCATCTCAGATCTAACTATTCTTTGTCAAACATCGCAATTATGTACTTCGAGAAGACATTCCACATTATCATCACACGACGTAATTACGTAAGCTCatcattcatttttattataACATGTTGGTTAAAAATACAACGTCATAATCTAATGATATCGCGCACAATTTTTTTCTGTAAATAAAGAGAACGCATTGCTTGGATTGCACTGCATCACCTTGCTATACATAGTCTAGGAAGAAAGAGGCGAGCCATACGTTCACTTATATCATATCGTCAGTTGTATGCAAATTAACATGTTTCTACATCTCTTATCTTGTGACTAATTACATGATGCAATAGATTAAAATCTAATTGTATGTGTACAACCGGAAGTTCAAAACTAGTTCAACTATATGAAACAAGGTCATTTTTATTTAAGAATGATTGATACTTCGTCGGTAGTTTGTAGCAAAAGAAATACCTAGCTACATGTTGTTCTGATCAATACAATATTAATACACTACACCCTTTTTATTATAAACAAACGTTCTACAAACAAAATTTATGCAACTAAATTCACTACCGtacaaggttttaaaagacgctagacgctagtcgggcggcgggctaggGCCTAACGTCTGGGTGGCTAGGCGGGTGcttaggcggactaggcggattaagtaaatctattatattttatgTACATAAGTGtgcttatacttaaaatatacataatttcatcataaactacaaaatagaataatatacatattatgaagtattataacataatgaaaacatgaggaaCAAAGATATAAGTttgttcatttaagtatacaataagtctcttacaatatattaaaaaaataaaagtgcaaaaagaaaagttatctattttatgtctaagtgagttgcggCCTAGGCAGGTCTATGTGGGTGCCTCGATAGGTCTAGGcgtcttttcttattttttaaacgCCTATGTATTAATCAGAGCGATGGCTATACGCCTAGCATCTAGGCGGAGATTTTTATAACAGTGTTATTGTATACAAACTTGCATAAGCTTTATGTGCTCATATATTGTTGaccaaatattgtaattaaccaaaattagggttggtttggtattgctgtgctttgaaaaaaagctgctgtgagaataagcggctgtgctgtgagaataagcggctgtgaaataaatcagcaga
This genomic window contains:
- the LOC126631310 gene encoding PRA1 family protein B1-like, whose protein sequence is MAGPPTLPMSNSQTTVGAQSQPPIATPAFRAFISRLSSSVRHGFSQRRPWYELVDRSALARPDSLTEAYSRIRKNFTYFRVNYVSLLTLVLALSLLTHPFSLVVLLSLLGAWAFLYLFRASDQPLVILGRTFSDAETLIGLVVLTVVVVFMSSVGSLLISALLIGFAIVCAHGAFRVPEDLFLDEQEPANAGFLSFLGGATSSAAASVAGRV